The Aminiphilus circumscriptus DSM 16581 genome contains a region encoding:
- a CDS encoding TRAP transporter substrate-binding protein, producing the protein MENKKMLVLGMIAVLLLSLLAVGNPSVAAEKEIKWKFQSHHTPGSLAVEKAIKPFIERVEKMSGGRLKISLHYAGELVDYAEVDAALQGNMIQIANTSSLFFRGSLPMGWVSAPNMPPFITRTNDEFNELFHHRGIDTLVGEALAERGIKFLGSHSVGNTYFWSKKPIKSLEDLKGFKVRFFGSMSDFVEHFGASPVMLPHPETYMAIATGTLDGSGTAWWLYRDLKLYEVCPYFIGPALQVPQGMELWASKAAWDALPEDLQMIVETAARAFNTDYMDAVTMEEREMFNKSFKEWGTTYIEFSDEDVKRIVNEFSLPYLDKVAAEQGPKDARVVKAVEIVKQFMKDYGYIE; encoded by the coding sequence ATGGAGAACAAGAAAATGCTCGTGCTGGGAATGATAGCGGTGCTTCTTCTGAGCCTGCTGGCCGTCGGCAATCCATCGGTGGCTGCGGAGAAGGAAATCAAGTGGAAATTCCAGAGCCATCACACTCCGGGCTCCCTCGCGGTCGAGAAGGCAATCAAGCCCTTTATCGAGAGGGTGGAGAAGATGTCCGGAGGCAGGCTGAAGATCAGCCTGCATTACGCCGGAGAGCTTGTTGATTATGCGGAAGTGGATGCGGCGCTCCAGGGGAACATGATCCAGATAGCGAATACCAGCTCGTTGTTCTTCCGGGGTTCTCTTCCCATGGGCTGGGTGTCCGCGCCCAATATGCCCCCCTTCATTACCCGGACCAATGACGAATTCAACGAACTCTTCCATCATAGAGGGATCGACACGTTGGTAGGAGAGGCGCTGGCAGAGCGAGGTATTAAATTCCTCGGCAGCCATAGCGTGGGCAACACCTATTTCTGGAGCAAAAAACCGATCAAATCCCTGGAAGATCTGAAGGGATTCAAGGTGAGGTTCTTCGGATCCATGTCGGATTTCGTGGAACATTTCGGTGCTTCTCCGGTCATGCTTCCGCACCCGGAGACCTACATGGCTATCGCCACGGGCACCCTCGATGGCAGCGGTACCGCATGGTGGCTCTATAGGGACCTCAAGCTCTACGAAGTGTGCCCGTATTTCATCGGCCCGGCCCTGCAGGTTCCCCAGGGAATGGAACTCTGGGCGTCCAAGGCGGCATGGGATGCCCTGCCGGAAGATCTCCAGATGATTGTCGAGACGGCGGCCCGAGCCTTCAATACGGATTATATGGACGCTGTCACCATGGAAGAGCGTGAGATGTTCAACAAGTCCTTCAAGGAGTGGGGCACCACGTACATTGAGTTTAGCGATGAAGACGTGAAGAGAATCGTCAATGAATTCTCCCTGCCCTACCTGGACAAGGTCGCTGCCGAGCAGGGGCCGAAGGATGC
- a CDS encoding galactokinase encodes MTEETTRALFKKIFGGDTGEVVVTFAPGRVNLIGEHTDYNGGHVFPCAITLGTWMAARLRQDRTFRLYSGNVPHQGIATFSMDHMERSPGSDWADYPKGVVRIFRDAGFPVTRGFDAVYLGDLPTGAGLSSSASIELATATMLSDLFGLGLEDQAGRIRMALLGKETENRFIGVQSGIMDQFAIALGRAGAALFLDCATLRYEEVPLELGDCDLVIMNSNAPRELAGSKYNERREECERALQSLRNAGLAVGSLGELDEATFEAWSSAIEDPICRRRARHAVLENRRTIAAVRLLRRNESGGAERLRRFGALLNASHLSLQFDYDVTGRDLDCLVESAWQQRPCLGARMTGGGFGGCAIALVERSGYEEFVEAVGKSYLGFTGRECTFLRTTAGEGARRIS; translated from the coding sequence ATGACGGAAGAAACAACCCGCGCACTCTTCAAGAAGATCTTCGGCGGTGACACGGGAGAGGTGGTCGTCACCTTCGCCCCTGGGCGCGTCAACCTCATCGGAGAACATACGGATTACAACGGGGGACATGTTTTTCCCTGCGCCATCACTCTGGGAACATGGATGGCGGCACGACTGCGACAAGACCGGACGTTCCGGCTCTACTCCGGCAATGTTCCTCACCAGGGTATCGCGACTTTTTCCATGGATCACATGGAGCGGAGTCCGGGCTCGGACTGGGCGGACTATCCCAAGGGTGTGGTGCGTATTTTCCGGGACGCTGGATTCCCCGTGACACGGGGATTTGACGCGGTCTATCTGGGGGATCTTCCCACCGGAGCGGGACTCTCGTCCTCCGCATCCATCGAGCTGGCCACGGCGACGATGCTCTCCGATCTCTTCGGGCTCGGTCTGGAGGACCAGGCGGGGCGGATTCGCATGGCCCTCCTGGGAAAAGAGACGGAGAATCGCTTCATCGGCGTGCAGTCGGGCATCATGGACCAGTTCGCCATCGCCCTGGGCAGGGCTGGCGCGGCGCTCTTCCTGGACTGCGCGACACTCCGCTACGAGGAAGTGCCTCTCGAACTCGGCGACTGCGATCTTGTCATCATGAACTCCAACGCGCCTCGGGAACTTGCGGGATCCAAGTACAACGAGCGCCGGGAGGAATGCGAACGGGCGCTACAGTCACTTCGAAACGCCGGACTCGCCGTGGGAAGTCTTGGAGAACTGGACGAGGCAACGTTCGAGGCCTGGTCTTCGGCAATCGAAGATCCGATCTGCCGCCGCCGGGCTCGCCACGCAGTCCTGGAAAATCGGCGGACCATCGCCGCAGTGCGGCTGCTGCGCCGGAATGAGTCCGGCGGGGCGGAGCGACTGCGCCGCTTCGGCGCACTCCTCAACGCCTCGCACCTCTCCCTGCAGTTCGACTATGACGTCACGGGACGGGATCTGGACTGTCTTGTGGAATCGGCGTGGCAGCAACGGCCGTGTCTCGGAGCCCGCATGACCGGCGGTGGTTTCGGAGGGTGCGCCATCGCCTTGGTGGAACGCAGCGGATACGAGGAGTTCGTGGAAGCCGTGGGGAAAAGCTACCTGGGCTTCACCGGCAGGGAATGCACATTCCTGCGCACCACCGCAGGCGAGGGTGCCCGCCGCATTTCCTGA
- a CDS encoding aldose epimerase family protein, with protein MNVTEHPFGITGKNEKVTLYRLEGGGLVLSCLNYGGAVVELLAPDREGMMQNVVLGYDDLAGYEKNPNWFGVLCGPTAGRISGASFSLDGKSFSLTANDGTACLHGGACDLSRRLWKSEPFREARRVGLRLCTVSPDGEGGYPGRVRLCVTYTLDDEGVFVIDYEGETDSPTLLDPTFHAYFNLSGNCVASGLDQELRIDAETFLPLDAHHLPESPLPVEGTPFDFRRSVLIRKNLERPHPQVVRGRGYDHAFVLRASGGVFPSAPQVRLCDPASGRVLEMTTSEPCVVFYSGGWIAEGERLRGGALSAPHVGIALEPQWYPNAVNSPFLPLRILRPGTVFRSRTVYRFSVVRVFPQGT; from the coding sequence GTGAACGTCACGGAACATCCCTTCGGGATCACCGGAAAAAACGAGAAAGTCACCCTCTACCGCCTGGAAGGGGGCGGGCTGGTTCTCTCGTGCCTGAATTATGGCGGAGCGGTGGTGGAGCTTCTCGCACCAGACCGGGAGGGCATGATGCAGAACGTTGTGCTTGGTTACGACGATCTCGCGGGGTACGAGAAAAACCCCAACTGGTTCGGTGTCCTTTGCGGTCCCACGGCGGGGCGCATTTCCGGCGCATCCTTCTCGCTTGATGGAAAGAGCTTTTCTCTCACGGCCAACGACGGAACTGCCTGTCTCCATGGCGGCGCCTGCGACCTCTCCCGTCGCCTCTGGAAGAGTGAACCCTTTCGTGAAGCCCGCAGGGTTGGGCTTCGCCTGTGCACCGTGAGTCCGGATGGGGAGGGCGGCTATCCGGGGAGAGTGCGGCTGTGCGTCACCTATACTCTCGACGACGAAGGGGTGTTCGTCATCGACTACGAGGGCGAGACGGACAGTCCGACGCTCCTCGACCCGACCTTCCATGCCTATTTTAATCTCTCCGGAAACTGCGTCGCCTCCGGCCTGGATCAGGAACTGCGCATCGACGCCGAGACGTTTCTCCCCCTTGATGCTCACCACCTTCCGGAGTCGCCGTTGCCGGTGGAGGGAACGCCCTTCGATTTCCGGCGTTCCGTGTTAATCCGGAAAAATCTGGAGCGTCCACATCCCCAAGTGGTGCGTGGAAGGGGATACGACCACGCCTTCGTGCTGCGTGCTTCCGGTGGAGTATTCCCTTCCGCGCCCCAGGTGAGGCTGTGTGATCCCGCCTCGGGGCGCGTGCTCGAAATGACCACGTCGGAACCGTGCGTGGTGTTCTACTCGGGAGGATGGATCGCCGAAGGAGAACGTCTCCGCGGCGGTGCCTTGAGCGCGCCCCATGTGGGTATTGCCTTGGAACCACAGTGGTATCCCAATGCGGTGAACAGCCCCTTTCTTCCCCTTCGGATTCTCCGTCCCGGAACGGTCTTTCGGAGCCGCACGGTCTACCGGTTCAGTGTAGTCCGGGTTTTTCCCCAGGGGACGTGA